A single Sander lucioperca isolate FBNREF2018 chromosome 24, SLUC_FBN_1.2, whole genome shotgun sequence DNA region contains:
- the LOC116044648 gene encoding FUN14 domain-containing protein 1 isoform X2, producing MENRDAGTNGQDDPESEEEVYEVVDLTEYARRHQWWSRVFGSNSGPIAEKYSVATQIAMGGVTGWCAGYLFQRVGKIAATAVGGGFLLLQIANHSGYVQVDWKKVEKDVNKAKKHLKKKANKAAPEINTFIEEVKATDFIKRNIVLSSGFVGGFFLGLAS from the exons ATGGAAAATCGCGACGCGGGGACAAACG GTCAGGACGACCCAGAGAGTGAAGAGGAGGTTTATGAGGTTGTGGACCTGACAGAATATGCCCGGAGGCACCAGTGGTGGAGTAGGGTGTTTGGGAGCAACTCCGGCCCGATTGCAGAGAAGTATTCTGTGGCCACCCAGATCGCGATGGGAGGGGTGACTGGATG GTGTGCTGGTTACCTCTTCCAGCGGGTTGGGAAGATAGCTGCTACTGCTGTTGGAGGAGGGTTTCTTCTTTTACAG ATCGCCAATCATAGTGGTTACGTGCAGGTGGATTGGAAGAAGGTGGAGAAGGATGTGAACAAAGCAAAGAAGCACCTGaagaagaaagcaaacaaagcagcccctgaaataaacacattcattGAGGAGGTAAAG GCCACAGACTTTATAAAAAGGAACATCGTCTTGTCCAGCGGGTTCGTCGGTGGCTTCTTTCTGGGTTTGGCCTCCTAA
- the LOC116044648 gene encoding FUN14 domain-containing protein 1 isoform X1 produces MATVDHREAGQDDPESEEEVYEVVDLTEYARRHQWWSRVFGSNSGPIAEKYSVATQIAMGGVTGWCAGYLFQRVGKIAATAVGGGFLLLQIANHSGYVQVDWKKVEKDVNKAKKHLKKKANKAAPEINTFIEEVKATDFIKRNIVLSSGFVGGFFLGLAS; encoded by the exons ATGGCGACGGTGGATCACAGAGAAG CAGGTCAGGACGACCCAGAGAGTGAAGAGGAGGTTTATGAGGTTGTGGACCTGACAGAATATGCCCGGAGGCACCAGTGGTGGAGTAGGGTGTTTGGGAGCAACTCCGGCCCGATTGCAGAGAAGTATTCTGTGGCCACCCAGATCGCGATGGGAGGGGTGACTGGATG GTGTGCTGGTTACCTCTTCCAGCGGGTTGGGAAGATAGCTGCTACTGCTGTTGGAGGAGGGTTTCTTCTTTTACAG ATCGCCAATCATAGTGGTTACGTGCAGGTGGATTGGAAGAAGGTGGAGAAGGATGTGAACAAAGCAAAGAAGCACCTGaagaagaaagcaaacaaagcagcccctgaaataaacacattcattGAGGAGGTAAAG GCCACAGACTTTATAAAAAGGAACATCGTCTTGTCCAGCGGGTTCGTCGGTGGCTTCTTTCTGGGTTTGGCCTCCTAA
- the LOC116044648 gene encoding FUN14 domain-containing protein 1 isoform X4: protein MATVDHREAGQDDPESEEEVYEVVDLTEYARRHQWWSRVFGSNSGPIAEKYSVATQIAMGGVTGWCAGYLFQRVGKIAATAVGGGFLLLQIANHSGYVQVDWKKVEKDVNKAKKHLKKKANKAAPEINTFIEEATDFIKRNIVLSSGFVGGFFLGLAS from the exons ATGGCGACGGTGGATCACAGAGAAG CAGGTCAGGACGACCCAGAGAGTGAAGAGGAGGTTTATGAGGTTGTGGACCTGACAGAATATGCCCGGAGGCACCAGTGGTGGAGTAGGGTGTTTGGGAGCAACTCCGGCCCGATTGCAGAGAAGTATTCTGTGGCCACCCAGATCGCGATGGGAGGGGTGACTGGATG GTGTGCTGGTTACCTCTTCCAGCGGGTTGGGAAGATAGCTGCTACTGCTGTTGGAGGAGGGTTTCTTCTTTTACAG ATCGCCAATCATAGTGGTTACGTGCAGGTGGATTGGAAGAAGGTGGAGAAGGATGTGAACAAAGCAAAGAAGCACCTGaagaagaaagcaaacaaagcagcccctgaaataaacacattcattGAGGAG GCCACAGACTTTATAAAAAGGAACATCGTCTTGTCCAGCGGGTTCGTCGGTGGCTTCTTTCTGGGTTTGGCCTCCTAA
- the LOC116044648 gene encoding FUN14 domain-containing protein 1 isoform X3, with protein sequence MATVDHREGQDDPESEEEVYEVVDLTEYARRHQWWSRVFGSNSGPIAEKYSVATQIAMGGVTGWCAGYLFQRVGKIAATAVGGGFLLLQIANHSGYVQVDWKKVEKDVNKAKKHLKKKANKAAPEINTFIEEVKATDFIKRNIVLSSGFVGGFFLGLAS encoded by the exons ATGGCGACGGTGGATCACAGAGAAG GTCAGGACGACCCAGAGAGTGAAGAGGAGGTTTATGAGGTTGTGGACCTGACAGAATATGCCCGGAGGCACCAGTGGTGGAGTAGGGTGTTTGGGAGCAACTCCGGCCCGATTGCAGAGAAGTATTCTGTGGCCACCCAGATCGCGATGGGAGGGGTGACTGGATG GTGTGCTGGTTACCTCTTCCAGCGGGTTGGGAAGATAGCTGCTACTGCTGTTGGAGGAGGGTTTCTTCTTTTACAG ATCGCCAATCATAGTGGTTACGTGCAGGTGGATTGGAAGAAGGTGGAGAAGGATGTGAACAAAGCAAAGAAGCACCTGaagaagaaagcaaacaaagcagcccctgaaataaacacattcattGAGGAGGTAAAG GCCACAGACTTTATAAAAAGGAACATCGTCTTGTCCAGCGGGTTCGTCGGTGGCTTCTTTCTGGGTTTGGCCTCCTAA
- the LOC116044648 gene encoding FUN14 domain-containing protein 1 isoform X5 → MFWMETRGQDDPESEEEVYEVVDLTEYARRHQWWSRVFGSNSGPIAEKYSVATQIAMGGVTGWCAGYLFQRVGKIAATAVGGGFLLLQIANHSGYVQVDWKKVEKDVNKAKKHLKKKANKAAPEINTFIEEVKATDFIKRNIVLSSGFVGGFFLGLAS, encoded by the exons ATGTTTTGGATGGAAACAAGAG GTCAGGACGACCCAGAGAGTGAAGAGGAGGTTTATGAGGTTGTGGACCTGACAGAATATGCCCGGAGGCACCAGTGGTGGAGTAGGGTGTTTGGGAGCAACTCCGGCCCGATTGCAGAGAAGTATTCTGTGGCCACCCAGATCGCGATGGGAGGGGTGACTGGATG GTGTGCTGGTTACCTCTTCCAGCGGGTTGGGAAGATAGCTGCTACTGCTGTTGGAGGAGGGTTTCTTCTTTTACAG ATCGCCAATCATAGTGGTTACGTGCAGGTGGATTGGAAGAAGGTGGAGAAGGATGTGAACAAAGCAAAGAAGCACCTGaagaagaaagcaaacaaagcagcccctgaaataaacacattcattGAGGAGGTAAAG GCCACAGACTTTATAAAAAGGAACATCGTCTTGTCCAGCGGGTTCGTCGGTGGCTTCTTTCTGGGTTTGGCCTCCTAA
- the cenpl gene encoding centromere protein L isoform X1: MEKHHNSVTRTPLNSVVVQRRSKSKSYRLSYRSCLGAASRLGLTPALTARRLNTSRRAPKPHNITEKVDAEQLTLLVKTEWQLSYVTPLYQFRHTQLKSYSRQLSAFIAAEKQQGMAVEVEGPQKTFRVSFSLVQGLTESDDDAETVLVQIYSKPLFARQDEPQKPVWSGWLTCINGNPEYLGSLPKDFICLPLFGSSGAEGLTTLVKSWFQQSFDCCFGPLEISHTSLQWLMALWTNCHNEYSIQHLKMIWTLPAVPPLQVTYTVNSEDAWELWGSVRKGNRGGGGGGGGGEEAEEESSIDIEEVRRFMQGLQSHFYRHFRLDLSAGSLNQVSTALGSAKYSGRIKISNSRYMITTLTLLTECALLKMPI, from the exons atggaGAAACATCATAACAG TGTGACCAGGACTCCCCTCAACAGTGTTGTAGTTCAGAGGAGGAGCAAAAGTAAGAGCTACAGGCTGTCGTACCGCAGCTGCTTAGGTGCGGCTTCACGTCTCGGCTTAACTCCAGCCTTGACGGCACGGAGGCTCAACACAAGCAGAAGGGCTCCGAAGCCACACAATATCACT GAGAAGGTGGATGCGGAGCAGCTGACCTTACTAGTGAAAACGGAGTGGCAGCTGTCGTATGTTACTCCTCTCTATCAGTTCAGGCACACCCAGCTGAAGAGCTACTCCAGGCAGCTCTCGGCATTTATTGCTGCAGAGAAGCAGCAAGGTATGGCAGTGGAGGTGGAGGGACCACAGAAAACCTTCAGGGTCTCTTTCTCTTTGGTGCAGGGGTTGACTGAGTCAGATGACGATGCTGAGACTGTCCTCGTACAG ATCTACTCAAAGCCTCTGTTTGCCAGGCAGGACGAGCCACAGAAGCCAGTATGGAGCGGCTGGCTGACCTGCATCAACGGCAACCCTGAATACCTGGGCTCACTTCCAAAGGACTTCATCTGTCTGCCGCTCTTTGGCAGCAGCGGGGCCGAGGGTCTCACCACTTTGGTCAAATCCTGGTTCCAGCAGTCCTTCGACTGCTGCTTTGGCCCTCTGGAAATCAGCCATACTAGCCTACAGTGGCTGATGGCATTATGGACCAACTGCCACAATGAGTACAGCATTCAGCACCTCAAAATGATTTGGACTCTTCCAGCTGTGCCGCCACTGCAGGTCACCTACACAGTTAACTCAGAAGATGCCTGGGAGCTGTGGGGCAGTGTGCGGAAGGGgaatagaggaggaggaggaggaggaggaggaggggaggaggcggaggaggagagTAGTATCGACATTGAGGAGGTGAGACGGTTCATGCAGGGGCTGCAGAGCCACTTCTACAGACACTTCAGGCTGGATCTGTCAGCGGGAAGCCTCAACCAGGTCTCCACAGCCCTGGGCTCAGCCAAGTACAGCGGCAGGATCAAG ATCTCCAACAGCAGATACATGATCACCACCCTGACGCTACTGACAGAGTGTGCCCTCCTCAAAATGCCCATTTGA
- the cenpl gene encoding centromere protein L isoform X2: MEKHHNSVTRTPLNSVVVQRRSKSKSYRLSYRSCLGAASRLGLTPALTARRLNTSRRAPKPHNITKVDAEQLTLLVKTEWQLSYVTPLYQFRHTQLKSYSRQLSAFIAAEKQQGMAVEVEGPQKTFRVSFSLVQGLTESDDDAETVLVQIYSKPLFARQDEPQKPVWSGWLTCINGNPEYLGSLPKDFICLPLFGSSGAEGLTTLVKSWFQQSFDCCFGPLEISHTSLQWLMALWTNCHNEYSIQHLKMIWTLPAVPPLQVTYTVNSEDAWELWGSVRKGNRGGGGGGGGGEEAEEESSIDIEEVRRFMQGLQSHFYRHFRLDLSAGSLNQVSTALGSAKYSGRIKISNSRYMITTLTLLTECALLKMPI, encoded by the exons atggaGAAACATCATAACAG TGTGACCAGGACTCCCCTCAACAGTGTTGTAGTTCAGAGGAGGAGCAAAAGTAAGAGCTACAGGCTGTCGTACCGCAGCTGCTTAGGTGCGGCTTCACGTCTCGGCTTAACTCCAGCCTTGACGGCACGGAGGCTCAACACAAGCAGAAGGGCTCCGAAGCCACACAATATCACT AAGGTGGATGCGGAGCAGCTGACCTTACTAGTGAAAACGGAGTGGCAGCTGTCGTATGTTACTCCTCTCTATCAGTTCAGGCACACCCAGCTGAAGAGCTACTCCAGGCAGCTCTCGGCATTTATTGCTGCAGAGAAGCAGCAAGGTATGGCAGTGGAGGTGGAGGGACCACAGAAAACCTTCAGGGTCTCTTTCTCTTTGGTGCAGGGGTTGACTGAGTCAGATGACGATGCTGAGACTGTCCTCGTACAG ATCTACTCAAAGCCTCTGTTTGCCAGGCAGGACGAGCCACAGAAGCCAGTATGGAGCGGCTGGCTGACCTGCATCAACGGCAACCCTGAATACCTGGGCTCACTTCCAAAGGACTTCATCTGTCTGCCGCTCTTTGGCAGCAGCGGGGCCGAGGGTCTCACCACTTTGGTCAAATCCTGGTTCCAGCAGTCCTTCGACTGCTGCTTTGGCCCTCTGGAAATCAGCCATACTAGCCTACAGTGGCTGATGGCATTATGGACCAACTGCCACAATGAGTACAGCATTCAGCACCTCAAAATGATTTGGACTCTTCCAGCTGTGCCGCCACTGCAGGTCACCTACACAGTTAACTCAGAAGATGCCTGGGAGCTGTGGGGCAGTGTGCGGAAGGGgaatagaggaggaggaggaggaggaggaggaggggaggaggcggaggaggagagTAGTATCGACATTGAGGAGGTGAGACGGTTCATGCAGGGGCTGCAGAGCCACTTCTACAGACACTTCAGGCTGGATCTGTCAGCGGGAAGCCTCAACCAGGTCTCCACAGCCCTGGGCTCAGCCAAGTACAGCGGCAGGATCAAG ATCTCCAACAGCAGATACATGATCACCACCCTGACGCTACTGACAGAGTGTGCCCTCCTCAAAATGCCCATTTGA